In the genome of [Mycoplasma] phocae, one region contains:
- a CDS encoding ribosome-recycling factor: protein MELNEYLMELNKEIENNINNFETQMTKIAVGRANPALINKIQINYYDSMISLEEISAISIASPLQLLVKPYDVAVLKTIEKTLIDSKLNISVANEGHQLRLTYPQMTTEKRVEMTKQLGSITEHARVVVRKFRQDINKRIKNDSELSEDLQKQYLDNIQKEIDKSIEKINKMSKEKEKDLLTI, encoded by the coding sequence ATGGAATTAAACGAATATTTAATGGAACTAAATAAAGAAATTGAAAATAATATTAATAATTTTGAAACACAAATGACAAAAATTGCTGTTGGAAGAGCAAATCCTGCACTAATTAACAAAATTCAAATTAATTATTATGACTCAATGATTAGCTTAGAAGAAATTTCAGCTATTAGTATTGCTAGTCCACTTCAACTTTTAGTAAAACCATATGATGTTGCTGTACTTAAAACAATTGAAAAAACTCTTATTGATAGTAAACTTAATATATCAGTGGCAAATGAAGGCCATCAATTAAGATTAACATATCCACAAATGACAACCGAAAAAAGAGTTGAAATGACCAAACAATTAGGTTCAATCACCGAACATGCGCGTGTTGTGGTTAGAAAATTTCGTCAAGACATTAATAAGAGAATTAAAAATGATTCGGAACTTTCAGAAGATCTACAAAAACAATATTTAGACAATATTCAAAAAGAAATTGATAAATCAATTGAAAAAATTAATAAAATGTCTAAAGAAAAAGAAAAAGATTTACTTACCATTTAA
- a CDS encoding sigma factor-like helix-turn-helix DNA-binding protein — protein sequence MENISERTTIIELYEKYQDLLTQAHKQALYLYYFEDLSYSEIAKELAMTRSGAFDAVKKAKEKLLDIDKKIAK from the coding sequence ATGGAAAATATTTCTGAGCGTACTACAATTATTGAATTGTATGAAAAATATCAAGATCTATTAACTCAAGCTCATAAACAAGCGTTGTATTTATATTATTTTGAAGATTTATCATATTCAGAAATTGCCAAAGAGCTTGCCATGACAAGAAGTGGAGCTTTTGATGCAGTAAAAAAAGCAAAGGAAAAACTATTAGATATTGATAAAAAAATTGCTAAGTAG
- the pyrH gene encoding UMP kinase, with protein sequence MPYKRVLIKLSGEGLANKDKKKLAIDYELVDKFAKQLKVIVDKKIEVAIVVGGGNFWRGTSAAKNGIQRVRADYIGMLATTMNALALQSGFENNNLNCRVLSSLTMDPKVCEVYINEKAKKYLRNGEVVIFAGGTGRPFFTTDTASTLFASEIKADAILMGKNNVDGVYDSDPRVNTMAKKYDKISYDELLEKDLKIIDSTAASMARDNNIDIVIFDINENDALLRVIENKIPHTIITSNDNLK encoded by the coding sequence ATGCCATATAAAAGAGTTTTGATTAAGCTTTCCGGGGAAGGTTTGGCAAATAAAGATAAAAAAAAGTTAGCAATTGACTATGAACTAGTTGATAAATTTGCGAAGCAATTAAAAGTTATTGTTGATAAAAAAATTGAAGTTGCAATTGTTGTCGGGGGTGGAAATTTCTGACGCGGTACAAGTGCGGCTAAAAATGGAATTCAGCGAGTAAGAGCTGATTATATTGGAATGTTGGCAACCACAATGAATGCTTTGGCGTTGCAATCAGGTTTTGAAAATAATAATCTAAATTGTCGGGTGCTATCAAGTTTAACAATGGACCCTAAAGTTTGCGAAGTTTACATTAATGAGAAGGCAAAAAAATATCTTAGAAATGGTGAAGTAGTTATATTTGCGGGTGGAACTGGAAGACCATTTTTCACCACCGATACCGCTTCAACTCTATTTGCAAGTGAAATTAAAGCCGACGCAATTTTAATGGGTAAAAATAATGTTGATGGAGTTTATGATTCCGATCCGCGTGTAAATACTATGGCAAAAAAATATGATAAAATATCATATGATGAATTACTTGAAAAAGATTTAAAGATTATTGATTCAACAGCGGCTTCGATGGCAAGAGATAATAATATTGATATTGTTATTTTTGACATTAACGAAAATGATGCTTTGCTTCGGGTAATCGAAAATAAAATACCTCATACAATAATTACAAGTAATGACAATTTAAAATAA